In Planctomycetota bacterium, the genomic stretch ACCGCCCTCTCGGGCGGGCTCGACTCTTCGTCGGTCGTCTGCACCGCGCGGCCTTTCCTCCGCGCCGGGAACCAGAAGGCGTTCTCGGCCTGCTACGAGGGGTTCGAGCTGGACGAGAAGCGCTACATTGACCTCGTGGTGGAGCATACCGGGGTTGAAAGCCATGTCACGCGCCCCACAGCCGAGAGCCTGCTGAGCGACCTCGAGCGGTTCGTGTGGCACCAGGAGGAGCCGGTGCGCACGACCAGCATGTACGCCCAATTCAAGGTCTTCGAGCTGGCGCGGCGCGAAGGCACGCCGGTGACGCTCGACGGCCAGGGCGCCGACGAAACGCTGGCGGGCTACCCGTACTTCTTTCCCGTGCATTTCGCCGGCCTGCTTGCATCCGGCCGGCTCGTCGCGTGGTGGCACGAGGCGGCCGCCTACGCGCGGAACCATCGCCGGAGTCTGCCCTACGCCTGGTTGAGCACCCTGGCCGGCTTTGCCTCGCACCGCCGCATGATCCGCCTGGCCAACCGGTTCAGTCATGAGGACAAGGCCTCCTGGGTCTCCCCACCATTGCGCCACCTCGCCGCCGGAATCGCCGCCGAACGCCCATCCGTCTTCGGCGGCCGGCTCAACCAGCGCCTCTATGAGGTCTTCGCCTGGGACGGCTTGCCGGCCCTGCTGCGGTACGAGGACCGCAACTCCATGGCGCACTCGGTGGAGTCGAGGCTGCCCTTCATGGACTGGCGGCTCGTGGTATTCCTGTTCTCGCTGCCGGCCTCGTTCAAGATCCGCGACGGGACCACGAAATGGATCCTTCGGCAGGCCATGGCAGGCACCGTGCCGGCCGCGATTCTGGCGAGGCACGACAAGATCGGCTTCGCCACGCCCGAGAGGGCCTGGATCCGCTCCGCCTCGGCGGGGCCGCTCGCCGATCTGGTGGAGCGAGCCATCGCGCGCGATTTCGGCTGGTGGGATCCGCGCCGCTTGAGCCGGCTATGGAGACGTTTCCGCGAGGGGCAAGCGAGTTCCGCGGGCTCAATCTGGCGCGTGGCGAACCTGATGCTCTGGCGCGAACGATTTTTGGCGTGTTTTAACGGCGGCGGAGGGTAGAATGATAGGGACTCTGCGAGCGCTCTGTCCGGCAACGCGCATTGCCACGTTCAGAGCGCCATTTCCTGGCGGGGAATGCTGGAATGGGTCGGTGGAGGTGGAGGCCTGCGCGCGCCCCGCGCGCAGGCTCAGGACCAGTCGGAGAGCTATTGTGCCAATCGGGTCCCGTGCCTATGACAACCGCCGCTTGCGGACGCTCGCCCGCGAGGTGGTCGGCCCTGACGTGCTTGCCATCGGGTATGCGCAGCTTCCGAATCCGCACTTGCTTCGGTTCCACACGGTGGGCGTAGACCTGATGAAGCCGCTCAGCCCCTCGGGGTATGCGGAGGAGATCCAAGGCGACGCGATGAACCTGGCGGCGTGTGTGGGCGGCCGGCAGTTCAATACGATCGTCTTCGGCGAGCTGATCGAGCACTTGGAGGCTCCCTACCAGTTTCTGCGCGGCCTCCACCCGTTTCTGGCCGAGGGCGGCCGGATCGTGCTCTCAACGCCAAACCCGCTGGGCTTTCCCCAGGTGATCTGCGAGATGCTCAACATCCGGCGCTTCTACTACACGACGGAGCACTACTACTCGTTCCCCCGACGCTGGATGGTGCGCATGCTCGAAGCCACGGGGTTTGAGGTTGTGGCGGTGCGCTCGGTGGGCCTGCAACTGGTCTATCTGGCACCTCCATGCCCCCGATTTCTGAGCCACCAACTCGTCTACGTGGCCCGCCAGCGGGGGAAGCGCCGCGGTGAGTGACTGCCGGGCAGGGGGGCCAAGGGGACACGCGTGGGTGGCGTGAGGGAGCCAGGGAGCGAGGGTGCCGCAGAGGGCGGCCTCGTGGAGGTCCGTGCGCCGGGAAACATGGCACCGCGCCGCTGGCGTCGCGTCGGCGGCTTCGCCCTGGCGCTCGGCATCCTCGGCGGGCTTGCCTGGGTGATCCTGCGCCAGTGGCGTCGCCTGCCGCCGGGGGCCCTCGTGCCCAACTGGTGGCTGGTGGCGGCGTCCTTCGTGGCCTTCCGCGTCTCGATAGTCGCCGTGAGCCTGCGTTGGCGGGCGGTGCTGCGCGCGCTGGGGGGGCGTCTCTCGGCCTGGCAGGCGTACCGAATCCTCGCCTATGCCGCGCTCGGGCTCTACGTGCCGGGCAAGGTGGCGATGGTGGCCGCGCGCTCGTACCTCAGCGCGCGCGAGGGGGTGCCGCTCCGCGTGGCCATGCTGAGCGTGCTGTACGACATCGCCCTCAACCTCATCAGTGCGGCTCTCGTGGTGCCTTTGTGGCTCGCGGTGTCGGGCTCCGGGGTGCCAGGCCACTACCGATGGGTCAGCGCGGGCGTGGCGGCGCTTGGGCTGTGCCTGCTCCACCCGGCACTGGTGAGCCGCGTGGTGAGGCTGGGCGGCCTGCTGTTAGGGCGGCCGATCGAGGTCGCCGGCCTCTCCTACCCGACCATGCTGCGGTTGATCGCGGGCTACCTGAACGTGTGGGCGATGCAGGGCGCCGCATTCTGGCTGTTCGTGCGGGCCTTCTGCGATGTGCCCCCTCTGTACGTTGCAGACTGCGCGGGGATGATGGCCCTCTCGTTGTGCATCGGACTGCTCGTGGTCCTCGCGCCCGCCGGGCTCGGGGTACGCGAAGGCGTGCTCACGGGGGTGCTGTCGCTGAGCATGCCGCTTGCCCTCGCGGCGGCGATCGCGCTGGCGCTGCGCGTGTTTCTGAGCGTCGGCGAACTGCTCAATGTCGGCGCCGTGTTCCTTCTCTCTCCGGTTCTGTCGCCGGCCGGGCGCGTCGAGCCGCCGCCGGGAGGCCCACCGTGCCAGAGTTGAACCGCGCGATCCGTCCCGCGGCAGGTGCGCCGCCACAGCACCCCCCGCCGGACGGCGATTGCAGGGGGCCGGCGGCGAGTTCACTTGGGAGCCTGGAAAATGTACAATGAGGTCTCTGAGATAGCGAGATGAATGCGAGCCCA encodes the following:
- the asnB gene encoding asparagine synthase (glutamine-hydrolyzing) — its product is MCGIAGLIWCSGEAPPVELLLRMADAQRHRGPDGEGFALLSLDPHGSRGFSRNAPPPAVPRPVGGFAFRRLAILDLTDAAAQPMSNDDGSVWLVFNGEVYNYVELRAELEARGCRFRSTGDTEVVLRAYEAWGVDCFARFNGMWGIGLWDARQGALILCRDRFGVKPLHYHFDGTRLVFASEIKALLEAPWVRREPDDTAIADYLVHRRVNCTEHTFFRGIWSLPAGHFLRLELPSPVPQLRLAKWWDIREHLKEPPHSEAACFEEFRRLFRDAVRVRLRSDVPVGTALSGGLDSSSVVCTARPFLRAGNQKAFSACYEGFELDEKRYIDLVVEHTGVESHVTRPTAESLLSDLERFVWHQEEPVRTTSMYAQFKVFELARREGTPVTLDGQGADETLAGYPYFFPVHFAGLLASGRLVAWWHEAAAYARNHRRSLPYAWLSTLAGFASHRRMIRLANRFSHEDKASWVSPPLRHLAAGIAAERPSVFGGRLNQRLYEVFAWDGLPALLRYEDRNSMAHSVESRLPFMDWRLVVFLFSLPASFKIRDGTTKWILRQAMAGTVPAAILARHDKIGFATPERAWIRSASAGPLADLVERAIARDFGWWDPRRLSRLWRRFREGQASSAGSIWRVANLMLWRERFLACFNGGGG
- a CDS encoding methyltransferase domain-containing protein; translated protein: MPIGSRAYDNRRLRTLAREVVGPDVLAIGYAQLPNPHLLRFHTVGVDLMKPLSPSGYAEEIQGDAMNLAACVGGRQFNTIVFGELIEHLEAPYQFLRGLHPFLAEGGRIVLSTPNPLGFPQVICEMLNIRRFYYTTEHYYSFPRRWMVRMLEATGFEVVAVRSVGLQLVYLAPPCPRFLSHQLVYVARQRGKRRGE
- a CDS encoding lysylphosphatidylglycerol synthase transmembrane domain-containing protein → MGGVREPGSEGAAEGGLVEVRAPGNMAPRRWRRVGGFALALGILGGLAWVILRQWRRLPPGALVPNWWLVAASFVAFRVSIVAVSLRWRAVLRALGGRLSAWQAYRILAYAALGLYVPGKVAMVAARSYLSAREGVPLRVAMLSVLYDIALNLISAALVVPLWLAVSGSGVPGHYRWVSAGVAALGLCLLHPALVSRVVRLGGLLLGRPIEVAGLSYPTMLRLIAGYLNVWAMQGAAFWLFVRAFCDVPPLYVADCAGMMALSLCIGLLVVLAPAGLGVREGVLTGVLSLSMPLALAAAIALALRVFLSVGELLNVGAVFLLSPVLSPAGRVEPPPGGPPCQS